A genomic region of Runella rosea contains the following coding sequences:
- a CDS encoding aldo/keto reductase has translation MNYRRLGKTGFDISEISLGTWQVGGKWGDDFSHDNAEKILHAAVDAGINFIDTADVYGAGESEKAVGKFVKSRSERIYVATKCGRQLSPHVSEAYQPAVLRKFVEDSLQNMGLETLDLIQLHCPPTEVYYRPEIFELFDRLKEEGKILNLGISVEKVEEALKGIEYENVTTVQIIFNMFRQRPAELFFEQAQKRNVGVIVRVPLASGLLTGKFSKNSSFTAGDHRFFNRNGERFDKGETFSGIDYETGLAAVEELKAVFPAYANLAPVALRWILQFAAVSTIIPGASNPEQATANLEALRIPNLSTEQLAAVNDIYEKYIKPQVHHLW, from the coding sequence ATGAATTACCGAAGATTAGGAAAAACAGGATTCGACATTTCAGAAATCAGCCTCGGCACGTGGCAGGTAGGTGGCAAGTGGGGCGACGATTTTAGCCACGACAACGCTGAGAAAATTCTGCACGCCGCCGTTGATGCGGGCATCAACTTTATTGACACGGCCGACGTGTACGGCGCGGGAGAAAGCGAAAAAGCCGTAGGCAAATTTGTAAAAAGCCGCTCCGAGCGGATTTATGTAGCCACCAAATGCGGACGTCAGCTGAGCCCGCACGTCAGCGAAGCCTATCAGCCCGCCGTGTTGCGCAAATTCGTGGAAGACAGTCTTCAAAACATGGGCCTCGAAACCCTCGATTTGATTCAACTCCACTGCCCACCGACGGAAGTGTATTACCGTCCTGAAATCTTCGAATTGTTTGACCGACTGAAAGAAGAAGGAAAAATCCTGAACTTAGGCATCAGCGTCGAAAAAGTAGAAGAAGCCCTTAAAGGCATTGAATACGAAAACGTTACGACGGTACAAATCATTTTCAACATGTTTCGTCAGCGTCCTGCCGAGTTGTTTTTTGAACAAGCGCAGAAGCGCAACGTGGGTGTCATTGTACGGGTACCGCTGGCGAGCGGCCTACTCACGGGCAAGTTTTCCAAAAACTCTTCTTTTACCGCCGGCGACCATCGTTTTTTTAACCGCAACGGCGAACGATTTGACAAAGGAGAGACTTTTTCGGGCATTGATTACGAAACTGGCCTTGCAGCAGTAGAAGAACTAAAGGCCGTTTTCCCAGCCTACGCCAACCTCGCGCCCGTAGCGCTGCGTTGGATTTTACAATTTGCAGCCGTCAGCACGATTATTCCTGGGGCCTCCAATCCCGAACAGGCCACTGCCAACTTGGAAGCATTGCGCATCCCTAATTTGAGCACGGAACAACTCGCGGCCGTCAACGATATTTACGAAAAATATATTAAGCCGCAAGTGCATCACTTGTGGTAA
- a CDS encoding glycoside hydrolase family 20 protein, with protein sequence MKQFFAGLLIVLTVQLNAQVSIIPKPQSLQRHTGEFTLTSSTAIQTAPEVKAEEVIRFLVESIKTQTGIQLLPNAKSLPFIYLKSDASLQNDEAYRLTITAERILIEAKTNQGFFWAVQSLRQLLPFQKTASAKIPCLMIEDAPSFQWRGHMMDVARHFFPVSFIKKQLDLMSLYKLNIFHWHLTDDQGWRIEIKKYPKLTSVGAWRKEPDGSIHGGFYTQAEIKEVVEYGRRRNITVIPEIEMPGHCVAALVAYPELACTNEKRVVPNSWGVFGDVFCVGKENVYVFLQDVLDEVMPLFPSRYVHIGGDEVPKTAWQASPECQALMKAQGLKDEHELQSYFIKRIQKYLQSKGKTLIGWDEILEGGADKDAIVEVWRGEAEGRKALANGNRIIHAGPYYFDSPNANLTLKKVYEYDNLSDPAYRQNSTQVWGAECPLWTERVTTYNAEYMLYPRMLAFSESLWNNGTRNFEEFRARVQQHYPILTTLKVAYGAEDKSLIDTKIEFDAAQKSWSLRSYLGMKDLAIRYTLNGTKPTAQSPKAQEVLTVTKPSKITFAPFRGDKQYRDAQSYQIIENKAVAKKTIWNSKPDAQYAKPGEYGLVDGLKGGESFGDGVWMGWSGRPVDAVVDMGEKTTFRSVKIDFIQEAKSWILLPKSVKISASDDGISFTTLIEKTFDVKPLLDGIVKETVGYESKQPIQKRYLKVEAIPYGKLPAGHNGAGGEAWLFTDELVVN encoded by the coding sequence ATGAAGCAGTTTTTTGCTGGATTATTGATTGTGTTGACGGTTCAACTCAATGCTCAAGTTTCAATCATTCCCAAGCCGCAATCTCTCCAACGCCACACGGGCGAATTTACCCTGACTTCCTCCACGGCGATTCAGACTGCCCCTGAGGTGAAAGCGGAAGAAGTGATTCGTTTTTTGGTCGAATCTATCAAGACACAAACGGGAATTCAGCTCTTGCCTAACGCCAAATCGTTGCCTTTTATTTATCTTAAATCGGATGCCTCTCTGCAAAACGACGAAGCTTATCGCCTCACGATTACTGCTGAGCGTATTTTGATTGAGGCCAAAACCAATCAGGGGTTTTTCTGGGCGGTGCAGTCATTGCGTCAATTGTTGCCTTTTCAGAAAACAGCCTCGGCCAAAATTCCGTGTCTGATGATTGAAGATGCGCCGAGTTTTCAATGGCGCGGGCACATGATGGACGTGGCGCGGCATTTCTTTCCCGTAAGTTTTATCAAAAAGCAACTGGATTTGATGTCGTTGTATAAACTCAATATTTTTCATTGGCACTTGACCGACGATCAAGGTTGGCGCATCGAAATCAAAAAATATCCTAAACTAACTTCCGTAGGCGCGTGGCGAAAAGAGCCCGATGGTAGCATACACGGGGGTTTTTATACCCAAGCCGAGATCAAAGAAGTGGTGGAATACGGCCGTCGGCGCAACATCACGGTGATTCCCGAAATCGAAATGCCGGGTCATTGTGTTGCGGCGTTGGTGGCTTATCCCGAATTGGCCTGTACCAATGAAAAACGGGTGGTTCCCAACAGTTGGGGTGTTTTTGGGGATGTATTTTGCGTTGGCAAAGAGAATGTGTACGTGTTTTTACAAGACGTACTGGATGAAGTTATGCCGCTGTTTCCGAGTCGTTATGTTCACATCGGTGGCGATGAAGTGCCCAAGACTGCGTGGCAGGCTTCGCCCGAATGTCAGGCGTTGATGAAAGCCCAAGGCTTAAAAGATGAGCACGAATTGCAGAGTTATTTCATAAAACGTATTCAAAAATACTTACAATCCAAAGGGAAAACGCTCATTGGGTGGGACGAGATTTTGGAAGGCGGAGCCGACAAAGACGCCATTGTGGAAGTATGGCGTGGCGAAGCTGAAGGTCGAAAAGCGCTGGCAAACGGCAATCGGATTATTCACGCAGGGCCCTATTATTTCGATTCTCCCAACGCCAATCTGACCCTCAAAAAAGTCTACGAGTACGATAACCTCAGCGACCCAGCCTACCGACAAAACAGCACTCAGGTTTGGGGTGCTGAGTGTCCATTGTGGACTGAGCGAGTCACGACCTACAACGCAGAATATATGCTATATCCGCGAATGTTGGCATTTAGCGAAAGTCTTTGGAATAACGGTACGCGTAATTTTGAGGAGTTTCGGGCCCGAGTGCAGCAGCATTATCCCATTCTGACGACTCTAAAAGTAGCCTATGGCGCCGAAGACAAAAGCCTGATTGATACCAAAATAGAATTTGATGCGGCGCAGAAATCATGGTCATTGCGCAGTTATTTGGGCATGAAAGACTTAGCCATTCGGTACACCCTCAACGGCACCAAACCCACCGCTCAGTCGCCCAAGGCGCAGGAAGTTTTGACGGTAACGAAGCCCAGCAAGATTACGTTCGCACCGTTTAGGGGAGATAAGCAGTACCGCGACGCACAAAGCTACCAAATCATCGAAAATAAGGCCGTGGCCAAAAAGACCATTTGGAATAGTAAACCCGATGCGCAATACGCCAAACCTGGTGAATACGGTTTGGTGGATGGCTTGAAAGGAGGAGAATCTTTTGGCGACGGAGTTTGGATGGGTTGGTCGGGGCGGCCTGTGGATGCAGTGGTTGATATGGGTGAAAAAACAACGTTCCGTTCGGTAAAAATTGATTTTATTCAGGAAGCAAAATCATGGATTTTGTTGCCTAAAAGCGTCAAAATCTCCGCTTCTGACGATGGTATAAGCTTTACGACCCTTATTGAAAAAACCTTTGACGTGAAGCCCTTATTGGACGGAATTGTGAAAGAAACGGTGGGCTATGAGTCGAAGCAGCCTATTCAAAAAAGATACTTGAAAGTAGAAGCGATTCCGTATGGCAAACTCCCCGCTGGGCACAATGGCGCGGGCGGAGAAGCTTGGCTTTTTACGGATGAATTGGTCGTTAACTAA
- the rhaM gene encoding L-rhamnose mutarotase, whose protein sequence is MQKIAFLMKLKPGFEEEYKKRHDEIWPELSAALTEAGVSDYSIYLDRATGVLFAVQKRTENHTADGLPQLPIVKKWWAYMADIMDTNADNSPVSTSLECVFHMD, encoded by the coding sequence ATGCAAAAAATTGCCTTTTTGATGAAACTCAAACCTGGTTTTGAGGAAGAATATAAAAAACGTCACGACGAAATCTGGCCTGAACTATCAGCGGCATTGACCGAAGCAGGGGTAAGTGATTACTCTATTTATCTCGACCGCGCTACAGGCGTGCTGTTTGCCGTTCAGAAGCGAACCGAAAATCATACTGCCGATGGTTTGCCCCAACTCCCCATCGTAAAAAAATGGTGGGCCTACATGGCCGATATTATGGACACCAACGCGGATAATTCGCCCGTGAGTACGTCTTTGGAGTGCGTTTTTCACATGGATTGA
- a CDS encoding Gfo/Idh/MocA family protein, producing MNNLQETLNRREFLQKSTLASAGVLASASVFTSGTSAKRKVAMVGTGHRGTSMWGIPVIKEFSDVIEFVGLCDINPGRAETARKMLNVTCPLFTDFEKMMRETKPDILIVTTVDATHDQFIIKGMEMGADIVTEKPMTTDEGKCQAILDAEKRTGKKVTVTFNYRYSPHRQKLYELLREGAIGKVTSVDFHWYLDTSHGADYFRRWHRLEEKSGSLWVHKASHHFDLLNWWLESEPESVYAQGALEHYGKNGTIRGTNCRSCAHKTECKFYFDVTKDKRLTALYVDNEKYDGYHRDGCVFKEDINIYDKMAATIHYANGVNVSYSLTTYSPYEGYRIAFNGTKGRLEAWVKESGKMTREPYDELMLSKNFGEVEYIKIPQAEGHGGGDARLRDKIFRNPNAADTFRQSAGSRDGAMAILVGIGARKSMKTGQPVKIADLTDLKPLAVKA from the coding sequence ATGAACAATCTTCAAGAAACCCTTAACCGACGGGAGTTTTTACAAAAATCAACCTTGGCCAGCGCGGGCGTGTTGGCCTCTGCTTCCGTATTTACGAGTGGTACTTCGGCCAAACGTAAAGTAGCGATGGTAGGTACTGGCCACCGTGGCACAAGTATGTGGGGCATTCCCGTAATCAAAGAATTCAGCGACGTCATCGAGTTTGTGGGACTCTGCGACATCAACCCGGGCCGCGCCGAAACCGCCCGTAAAATGCTGAACGTGACTTGCCCACTTTTCACTGATTTCGAAAAAATGATGCGGGAAACCAAACCTGACATTCTTATCGTCACCACCGTCGATGCCACACACGACCAATTTATCATCAAAGGCATGGAAATGGGGGCCGACATCGTGACGGAAAAACCCATGACCACCGACGAGGGTAAATGTCAGGCCATTTTGGACGCTGAAAAACGCACGGGCAAAAAAGTAACGGTGACGTTCAACTACCGTTATTCTCCACACCGCCAAAAATTATACGAACTGCTGCGCGAAGGGGCGATTGGAAAAGTTACATCCGTGGATTTTCACTGGTACCTTGACACCAGCCACGGAGCCGATTATTTCCGTCGCTGGCACCGTTTGGAAGAAAAAAGCGGCTCGCTTTGGGTACACAAAGCCAGTCACCATTTTGACTTGTTGAACTGGTGGCTAGAATCTGAGCCCGAAAGCGTGTATGCCCAAGGCGCATTGGAACACTATGGCAAAAATGGCACCATAAGAGGCACCAACTGCCGCAGCTGTGCGCATAAAACCGAGTGTAAGTTTTATTTTGACGTCACCAAAGACAAACGACTCACCGCGCTGTACGTTGACAATGAAAAATACGACGGCTACCACCGCGACGGCTGCGTATTCAAAGAAGACATCAATATTTATGATAAAATGGCGGCCACGATTCACTACGCCAACGGCGTGAACGTGAGCTATTCTCTAACGACTTATTCGCCGTACGAGGGCTACAGAATCGCGTTCAACGGTACCAAAGGGCGTTTGGAAGCATGGGTTAAAGAATCAGGAAAAATGACGCGTGAGCCCTACGATGAACTGATGCTTTCTAAGAATTTTGGCGAAGTAGAATACATCAAAATTCCGCAAGCCGAAGGGCACGGCGGCGGCGATGCGCGCCTACGGGATAAAATTTTCCGCAATCCTAACGCGGCAGATACCTTCCGCCAATCGGCAGGAAGCCGCGACGGAGCAATGGCCATTTTGGTAGGAATCGGTGCCCGTAAGAGCATGAAAACGGGCCAACCCGTCAAAATTGCCGACCTTACCGACCTAAAACCCCTAGCAGTAAAAGCATAA
- a CDS encoding DUF547 domain-containing protein → MRCFALIVFLVMAVFSSCTAAPTSTAAPVDHAAWDKLLKKHVNDKGFVNYTAFKKDYAELKKYLDMLSASAPNDKWSKDEQLAYWINAYNAFTIQLILDNYPGITSIKDIGSKIKIPFVNTPWDVKFITIGGKKMDLNNIEHGIIRKKFDEPRIHFALVCAAKSCPPLRNEAFVAERLDKQLDEQGRDFINDKTKNNVTKNKADLSKILSWYGGDFTKTMPIIDWVNKYSTVKADKKASVTHMDYDWDLNGK, encoded by the coding sequence ATGCGCTGTTTTGCTTTAATTGTTTTTTTAGTGATGGCTGTATTTAGTAGCTGTACCGCTGCGCCCACGTCTACTGCGGCCCCCGTTGACCACGCTGCTTGGGACAAACTTCTGAAAAAACACGTAAACGACAAAGGTTTTGTCAATTACACTGCGTTCAAAAAAGATTACGCCGAACTAAAAAAATACCTAGATATGCTCAGTGCGAGCGCTCCCAACGACAAATGGAGCAAAGATGAGCAGCTGGCGTACTGGATTAACGCCTACAATGCGTTTACGATTCAGTTGATTCTGGACAATTATCCGGGTATAACGAGCATCAAAGACATTGGCTCAAAAATCAAGATACCTTTTGTCAATACTCCTTGGGACGTGAAGTTTATTACCATTGGCGGCAAAAAAATGGATTTGAATAACATCGAACACGGGATTATCCGTAAAAAATTTGATGAGCCTCGGATTCACTTTGCGCTTGTGTGTGCGGCCAAATCGTGCCCACCGTTGCGCAACGAAGCATTCGTGGCTGAGCGTTTGGATAAGCAGTTGGATGAGCAGGGACGGGATTTTATCAACGATAAAACCAAGAATAACGTCACTAAAAACAAGGCAGATTTATCGAAAATTTTGTCTTGGTATGGGGGAGATTTTACGAAGACAATGCCGATTATTGATTGGGTAAATAAATATTCAACCGTAAAAGCCGACAAAAAAGCCAGCGTTACGCACATGGATTACGACTGGGATTTGAACGGAAAATAA
- a CDS encoding SDR family oxidoreductase → MNLDLTQKTAIVCGSTQGIGRASAVELALMGANVTLMARNEAALQQTLSTLDVSQGQTHRYIVADFSNIENVKEAIDTYLATFPEVQILINNTGGPTGGPIIDAAPEQFMKTFEMHLLNNQVLAQAVVPAMKKAGFGRIVNIISTSVKQPIVGLGVSNTIRWAVASWAKTLSLEIGKFGITVNNVLPGYTKTGRLDTVNKLRAEAIGKTVDEVARQLESEIPIGRFAEPEEVAAAVAFLCSPAAAAISGINIPVDGGKTGSL, encoded by the coding sequence ATGAATCTTGATTTAACTCAAAAAACCGCCATTGTATGCGGCAGTACGCAAGGTATCGGGCGCGCATCGGCGGTAGAATTGGCCCTGATGGGTGCCAACGTAACGCTTATGGCGCGCAATGAAGCCGCATTACAACAAACACTCAGTACGTTGGACGTGAGCCAAGGGCAAACGCACCGTTATATTGTGGCTGATTTTTCCAACATAGAAAACGTTAAAGAAGCCATCGACACCTATTTGGCGACGTTTCCAGAAGTCCAGATTCTCATCAACAATACGGGCGGGCCAACGGGCGGACCCATCATTGATGCAGCTCCTGAGCAATTTATGAAGACCTTTGAAATGCACCTCCTCAATAATCAAGTACTGGCGCAGGCGGTGGTACCAGCCATGAAAAAAGCGGGTTTCGGGCGCATTGTAAACATCATTTCGACGTCAGTCAAACAGCCAATTGTTGGGTTAGGAGTATCTAATACTATCCGCTGGGCCGTGGCGAGTTGGGCCAAAACGCTTTCGTTGGAGATTGGCAAATTCGGCATTACGGTCAATAACGTTTTGCCCGGCTACACCAAGACTGGGCGTCTGGACACTGTCAATAAATTGAGAGCTGAAGCAATAGGAAAAACCGTTGACGAAGTGGCAAGGCAGTTAGAATCAGAAATCCCCATCGGACGTTTTGCCGAGCCAGAAGAAGTAGCCGCCGCCGTGGCATTTCTGTGTAGTCCTGCCGCCGCTGCTATTAGCGGTATCAATATTCCCGTTGACGGCGGAAAAACGGGTTCATTATAA